One segment of Verrucomicrobiota bacterium DNA contains the following:
- a CDS encoding alpha/beta hydrolase — protein MSLPPKIILLATLLQTTLAALHAADNAVPSAETVIYKKVGDRELKLLIEKPSSWKATDQRPAMVFFFGGGWVGGTPEQFRNQSEYLATRGIVGIRVEYRTIPKGDKGPPTVCCADAKSAMRWVRAHAGELGINPNRIGTGGGSAGGHLAAFVGMVKGLDDPQDDLSISPKANALLLFNPVFDNGPDGGWGQARVGDRVKEFSPAHNVSADAPPAIVFLGRNDKLIPVAVVERFQSNMRSAGVRCDVFFYAQQGHGFFNQEPFKSKTLIEADSFLVSLGWLNGPPTLKEPDPASIPPPAAKRKPKTAK, from the coding sequence ATGAGTCTGCCACCCAAAATCATCCTCCTTGCGACACTGCTGCAGACCACGCTAGCCGCGCTGCACGCTGCGGACAACGCGGTCCCGAGCGCAGAAACGGTTATTTACAAGAAAGTCGGTGATCGCGAACTAAAGCTACTCATCGAGAAACCTTCCTCGTGGAAAGCCACGGATCAACGTCCCGCCATGGTGTTTTTCTTCGGTGGTGGCTGGGTCGGTGGCACCCCGGAACAGTTCCGAAACCAGAGCGAATATCTGGCCACGCGTGGTATCGTGGGCATCCGCGTAGAGTATCGGACGATTCCAAAAGGTGACAAAGGCCCGCCGACCGTCTGCTGCGCCGATGCGAAGTCGGCCATGCGTTGGGTGCGCGCACACGCTGGCGAACTCGGCATCAATCCCAATCGCATCGGGACGGGCGGCGGTTCCGCCGGCGGCCATCTCGCGGCGTTCGTCGGCATGGTTAAAGGCCTGGACGATCCCCAAGATGATTTGAGTATTTCGCCCAAAGCCAACGCCTTGTTACTCTTCAATCCCGTCTTCGACAACGGCCCGGATGGCGGCTGGGGGCAAGCACGGGTTGGCGACCGCGTGAAGGAGTTTTCGCCCGCCCACAATGTCAGCGCCGATGCCCCCCCTGCCATTGTATTCCTTGGCCGCAACGACAAACTGATCCCCGTCGCCGTCGTCGAACGGTTCCAGTCAAACATGAGATCCGCTGGCGTGCGCTGTGATGTTTTCTTTTACGCGCAGCAGGGCCATGGTTTCTTTAACCAAGAGCCGTTCAAGTCGAAGACGCTGATCGAGGCAGACTCCTTTCTGGTATCGCTCGGCTGGCTCAACGGTCCGCCAACCTTAAAGGAGCCCGATCCTGCAAGTATCCCGCCGCCGGCAGCAAAACGCAAGCCGAAGACAGCCAAGTAG
- a CDS encoding sulfatase-like hydrolase/transferase gives MKTMHRMIRVLIGLCAMATQLVFAADRPNILWLVSEDNDTFLGCYGDPLARTPTLDKLAREGVLYERCFAMPVCAPSRFTLISGMYPTTCGPAQHMRAQGKIPAWLKGFPAYLRAAGYYTSNNSKTDYNSPISIKEAWDVSGKQGHYRSRAAGQPFFSVFNHEVTHESCLFPQNEAPTFDPAKMRIPPYQPDTPEMRADWARYYSRMEKMDNQIAAKLKDLDDSGFADDTIVFYYSDNGGVLPRSKRFLQESGTHVPLIIRFPPKWRHLAPAPPGSRIKDPVHFIDFAPTVLSLAGVKIPDYMQGRAFAGSAKAEPNEFVFCTRDRMDERYDMMRSAMDKRWLYIRNYRPDLAYVQPLSYMFQAHGYQSWAGLAREGKLTPATAMFWGEKPTEELYDTLADPDSIHNLATDSVHRETLPRMRAALEKRMIANNDNGLLPEGSSLEGYEASRVPGAFPIERVLALANLASERNAVNLPKLIEALGDPCEPIRWWGAQGCAMLREKAAPAETALCQQLTDKSGAVQVAVAEALARLGKLDTALPVLERWIHQTDTLPFAVQAANVLDRLGEAARPSLPALKAALAASKTQKGVGNTGEQYPIRILTRVIDVLEGREQPLVYPTVAKP, from the coding sequence ATGAAAACCATGCATCGAATGATTCGCGTTTTGATCGGCTTATGCGCCATGGCGACCCAGTTGGTGTTCGCCGCTGACCGCCCCAACATCCTTTGGCTCGTCAGCGAGGACAATGACACGTTCCTCGGTTGCTATGGCGATCCATTGGCGCGTACGCCAACTTTGGACAAGCTGGCGCGCGAAGGCGTATTGTATGAGCGTTGCTTCGCGATGCCAGTCTGTGCGCCATCGCGGTTCACCCTGATCTCCGGCATGTATCCCACCACCTGCGGCCCGGCGCAACACATGCGCGCACAGGGGAAAATCCCCGCATGGCTCAAGGGCTTCCCAGCATACCTGCGCGCGGCGGGGTATTACACCTCGAATAATTCCAAGACCGACTACAACTCGCCAATCAGCATCAAGGAAGCCTGGGATGTCAGCGGCAAGCAGGGGCACTATCGGAGCCGTGCTGCCGGGCAGCCGTTCTTCAGCGTGTTCAACCACGAGGTCACCCACGAGAGCTGTCTGTTCCCGCAGAACGAGGCCCCCACGTTCGATCCGGCCAAGATGCGCATCCCCCCCTACCAGCCCGACACGCCCGAGATGCGCGCGGACTGGGCCCGCTACTACAGCCGCATGGAGAAAATGGACAACCAAATTGCCGCCAAGCTAAAAGATCTCGATGATTCCGGGTTTGCCGACGATACTATTGTGTTTTACTACTCCGATAACGGTGGCGTCCTCCCGCGCAGCAAACGCTTCCTTCAGGAAAGCGGTACGCATGTCCCGCTGATCATTCGTTTCCCGCCGAAATGGCGCCACCTTGCCCCTGCCCCGCCCGGCTCGCGCATCAAGGACCCGGTCCACTTCATTGACTTCGCTCCGACCGTACTCTCGCTGGCCGGCGTCAAGATTCCCGACTACATGCAGGGCCGCGCCTTTGCTGGTTCCGCCAAGGCCGAGCCGAACGAGTTTGTGTTCTGCACGCGCGACCGCATGGACGAACGCTATGACATGATGCGCTCGGCCATGGATAAACGCTGGCTTTACATTCGCAACTACCGACCTGATCTGGCCTACGTGCAGCCACTCAGTTATATGTTTCAAGCGCACGGTTACCAATCTTGGGCGGGCCTCGCCCGCGAAGGTAAACTCACGCCCGCCACCGCGATGTTCTGGGGCGAGAAACCCACCGAGGAACTCTACGACACCCTCGCCGATCCCGACAGTATTCACAACCTGGCCACCGACTCCGTGCATCGCGAAACTTTGCCCCGGATGCGTGCCGCGCTGGAAAAACGCATGATCGCTAATAACGACAATGGATTATTACCAGAAGGTTCATCGTTGGAAGGCTACGAAGCCTCGCGCGTGCCCGGAGCTTTCCCGATCGAGCGCGTTCTCGCGCTAGCCAACCTCGCCTCCGAGCGCAACGCCGTTAATCTGCCGAAACTGATCGAGGCACTCGGCGATCCATGCGAACCCATCCGCTGGTGGGGCGCGCAAGGCTGCGCTATGCTCCGGGAGAAAGCTGCCCCTGCGGAAACCGCGCTCTGCCAACAACTCACCGACAAATCCGGTGCCGTGCAAGTGGCGGTTGCGGAAGCGTTAGCCAGACTCGGCAAACTGGACACCGCGCTGCCGGTCTTGGAACGCTGGATTCACCAAACGGACACTCTGCCGTTTGCCGTCCAGGCCGCCAACGTGCTTGACCGCTTGGGCGAAGCCGCCCGCCCTTCGCTTCCGGCTTTGAAAGCGGCATTAGCGGCGAGCAAAACACAAAAGGGTGTGGGCAACACTGGCGAACAATATCCGATCCGCATCCTGACTCGCGTCATTGACGTGCTCGAAGGCCGTGAGCAACCGCTGGTTTATCCAACGGTTGCCAAGCCGTGA
- a CDS encoding SulP family inorganic anion transporter: MTEIQPTSSSGAARKVGDVFGGFAAMLVALPSAIAFGISIYLILGPEYAARGAMAGIIGAVVIGIITPALGGAPRLISAPCAPAAAVMGALTGELFKALKIPPEQAGGLLTVVAGLSALLQILYGAVKGGRLIKYIPYPVVSGYLSGVGLLIFISQVPKFLGVGTGHSFWMGLANPMFWRWEAITIGTATIVGVVLAPRLTKTFPATIIGLISGLVAYLMIGLVNPAVFALKGNPLVIGPLFEHSSGLLGNLRQHWLNLAGVDFAMLSHLLVPALTLSVLLSIDTLKTCVVLDALTHSRHDSNRELMAQGIGNLASAAFGGMPGAGTMGATLVNLNSGGKTRLSGILEGVGTAVTLLLFGQLVGWIPIAALAGILIVVAVRMVDRTSFHLLRQRSTLLDFAVIAVVVIVAVAFNLIAASATGIILAIFLFIREQIQGAVIRRKAHGDQISSKQYRITSEKEILKQHGREITLCELQGSLFFGTTDKLFTELEPDFKTSKFLILDMLRVQAVDFTAVHMLNQIEDMLAEHGGFLLFSNLPPHLPTGKDLRTYFGQMGLVNSEQKTLVFESQDEALEWAEDRILNDEKQAHHFGEIPLELGETELMKGAGGMEIADAMAACFELRIFKTGETIFKQGDVGDELFLIRKGVVRIRLDLAEDRHYLIGVFGRGNFFGEITFLDRGHRTADAVAGADTELYVLSRSRFDVFARQNPAQAAELFARLARGLAIRLRYTDSELRALKEA, from the coding sequence ATGACCGAAATTCAACCAACCAGTTCATCGGGAGCCGCACGCAAGGTGGGCGATGTCTTTGGCGGATTTGCCGCCATGCTGGTGGCGCTGCCTTCGGCCATCGCTTTTGGCATTTCCATTTACCTGATTCTGGGGCCGGAGTACGCCGCGCGGGGGGCCATGGCTGGGATTATCGGCGCGGTGGTCATTGGCATCATTACCCCTGCGCTGGGGGGGGCTCCCCGTCTGATCTCCGCGCCCTGCGCCCCGGCGGCAGCGGTCATGGGCGCGTTGACGGGCGAGTTGTTCAAGGCCTTGAAGATTCCACCGGAACAGGCGGGCGGCTTGCTGACGGTGGTCGCAGGGTTGTCGGCGTTGCTGCAAATCCTCTATGGCGCGGTCAAAGGCGGGCGGTTGATCAAGTACATTCCTTACCCGGTCGTCTCCGGGTACCTGAGCGGGGTGGGCCTGCTTATTTTTATCAGCCAGGTGCCCAAGTTTCTGGGGGTTGGCACGGGACACTCGTTCTGGATGGGACTGGCCAACCCGATGTTTTGGCGTTGGGAGGCGATCACCATTGGCACCGCGACGATTGTGGGCGTCGTGCTTGCGCCGCGCCTGACCAAAACGTTTCCAGCGACCATCATTGGACTCATCAGCGGGTTGGTGGCGTACTTGATGATCGGGCTGGTAAATCCAGCCGTGTTCGCGTTGAAGGGCAATCCGTTGGTCATTGGGCCGCTGTTCGAGCACTCCTCCGGCCTCTTGGGGAACCTGCGCCAGCATTGGTTGAATTTAGCGGGCGTTGATTTCGCCATGCTGTCCCATCTCCTGGTGCCCGCGTTAACCCTCTCGGTATTGCTCTCCATTGATACGCTGAAGACTTGTGTGGTGCTTGATGCCCTGACACACAGCCGGCACGATTCCAACCGGGAATTGATGGCGCAAGGCATCGGCAACCTGGCTTCGGCGGCGTTTGGGGGAATGCCGGGGGCGGGCACGATGGGGGCGACGCTGGTTAATCTGAATAGCGGTGGAAAAACCAGACTCTCAGGAATTTTGGAAGGCGTGGGCACTGCCGTCACGCTGCTGCTCTTCGGCCAGTTGGTCGGCTGGATACCCATCGCCGCGCTGGCCGGTATCCTCATCGTCGTTGCCGTTCGGATGGTGGATCGCACCTCGTTTCATCTCCTGCGCCAACGGAGCACTCTGCTTGATTTTGCGGTCATCGCGGTCGTGGTCATCGTTGCGGTGGCGTTCAATCTGATCGCCGCCTCGGCCACCGGGATTATTCTGGCCATCTTCCTCTTTATCCGGGAACAAATCCAGGGGGCGGTCATCCGCCGGAAAGCTCATGGCGACCAGATTTCCTCCAAGCAATACCGGATTACCTCGGAAAAAGAGATCTTGAAGCAGCATGGGCGCGAGATCACCCTTTGCGAGTTGCAGGGCAGCCTGTTCTTTGGCACCACGGATAAACTGTTTACCGAGCTGGAGCCGGATTTCAAGACCTCAAAATTCCTCATCCTGGACATGCTGCGCGTGCAGGCGGTGGACTTCACCGCGGTACACATGTTGAACCAAATCGAAGACATGCTGGCCGAACACGGGGGTTTTCTCCTGTTCAGCAATCTGCCGCCGCATTTACCCACCGGAAAAGACCTGCGCACGTATTTTGGACAAATGGGCCTCGTGAATTCCGAACAAAAAACCCTGGTATTTGAATCGCAGGACGAAGCGTTGGAATGGGCGGAAGACCGTATTTTAAACGATGAAAAGCAAGCCCATCATTTCGGCGAAATCCCGCTTGAACTGGGTGAAACTGAACTCATGAAAGGTGCGGGGGGAATGGAGATTGCCGACGCCATGGCGGCGTGCTTTGAACTGCGCATCTTCAAGACCGGCGAAACCATCTTCAAGCAAGGCGATGTGGGGGATGAACTGTTCCTGATCCGCAAAGGCGTGGTGCGCATCCGGCTGGACTTGGCGGAAGACCGGCATTACCTCATCGGCGTCTTTGGCCGTGGTAATTTCTTTGGCGAAATTACCTTCCTTGATCGTGGTCACCGCACCGCCGATGCCGTTGCCGGGGCGGATACCGAATTATATGTTCTTTCACGCAGCCGGTTTGATGTGTTTGCCCGGCAGAATCCGGCTCAGGCGGCGGAACTGTTCGCCCGCCTCGCGCGGGGACTGGCCATTCGCCTGCGCTATACCGATAGCGAACTCCGCGCGCTCAAAGAAGCCTAA
- a CDS encoding FAD-dependent oxidoreductase, protein MKLAISLLNGLWVLALAGLADANWLSAQTPEYPIETITSYTSFRKPSQPVKMVQDGFLWIEAEDFQNYGDWRLDTQFVQQMGSAYLIAAGVGRPIADAQTPVQITKAGTYRVWVRAKNWIKDHAPGKFTILVGDTRSQKVFGAAPTTDWIWESAGDFPLPAGSTTITLHDLTGYFGRCDALLLTTDLTYTPPADLAKLQLERARLSGISLEPKPEGDFDVVVVGAGAAGCSAAIAAARMGSRTALLQDRPVLGGNASDELGVGMCGASVTHPNARESGIIEEAGRLRAKYHHDRMSESFRMLAEAETNLTIFYNHRVTGVAMSNPGTIAQAKSVNTLDGSQSTVRGRYFIDCTGDGWLGYFAGAQFRLGREAREEFGEDLAPPRADKITMSGCLMGNYAISFHAKPTGGNVPYVPPVWAPKLPPADQFGRRIRHVTTGEWWLEHPGEIDDLWDPELARDELIKISFAYWNFIKNHWEERETARAHVLTYVPFMNAKRETRRLIGDYLLRQQDVLNGTVFPDRISYGGWPIDVHHPKGVFSGKEGPFYCDTRVPIYTIPYRCLYSTNIANLFFAGRDVSVTHIALGTVRVQGTLATLGQAVGVAAALCLQKNATPRALGLKHLDLLQQTLLKHDQYIPELKNEDPLDLARTAKITASSVSAGDSFDKNRITTHDSHELAMPRGIQFPRGVNQSLQTVYVLLRSERTEATPLTLHVRGGKSAGDFTAANDLATATANVPAKKQAWVKFTVNCRVDDPFVWFWLPAAKGIEWVMMTQAPLESSRAYGGGPNRPWSSVKGQYYATYTDPPIITQAGYQTENVINGVSRTVGKQMNQWASDPAQPLPQWLELDFGRATKVNTVYLTFDTDMNERSATTPLPPRCVRDYSVQIQDATGWRDVATAKDNFQRRRIHRFPEVATQRIRILVHATNGDKSARIFEVRAYTE, encoded by the coding sequence ATGAAGCTGGCGATATCGTTATTGAATGGGCTTTGGGTGTTAGCGTTGGCCGGATTGGCGGATGCCAATTGGCTTTCGGCACAAACCCCGGAATACCCTATCGAAACCATCACTTCCTATACCTCATTCCGCAAACCTTCCCAACCAGTCAAAATGGTCCAGGATGGTTTTCTCTGGATCGAAGCGGAGGATTTTCAGAATTACGGGGACTGGCGGCTGGACACCCAGTTTGTGCAACAAATGGGCTCCGCGTATCTCATTGCCGCCGGGGTCGGCCGCCCCATCGCAGATGCACAAACACCCGTGCAAATCACCAAAGCCGGCACGTACCGCGTGTGGGTGCGGGCGAAAAACTGGATCAAGGACCACGCCCCCGGGAAATTCACCATTCTGGTGGGCGACACCCGCTCCCAAAAGGTATTCGGGGCGGCTCCGACGACGGATTGGATTTGGGAATCCGCCGGGGATTTCCCACTCCCAGCAGGTTCCACCACCATCACGCTGCATGACTTGACCGGTTACTTTGGCCGGTGCGATGCACTATTGCTCACCACCGACCTCACTTACACTCCGCCAGCCGATCTGGCCAAACTGCAATTGGAACGGGCGCGGCTAAGCGGTATATCACTGGAACCCAAACCAGAAGGCGACTTTGATGTGGTCGTGGTGGGAGCGGGTGCGGCCGGCTGCAGCGCGGCCATCGCCGCCGCGCGGATGGGATCACGCACCGCGCTGCTGCAGGATCGCCCGGTGCTGGGCGGCAATGCCAGCGATGAACTGGGTGTGGGAATGTGCGGCGCGAGCGTGACGCATCCCAACGCGCGCGAAAGCGGCATCATCGAGGAAGCCGGACGGCTGCGGGCAAAGTACCACCATGATCGCATGAGCGAAAGTTTCCGGATGCTCGCGGAAGCAGAAACCAACCTCACGATTTTTTACAATCACCGGGTTACTGGAGTGGCCATGAGCAACCCGGGAACGATCGCCCAGGCCAAATCCGTGAATACCCTGGATGGCAGCCAGAGCACGGTGCGCGGCCGGTATTTTATTGATTGCACGGGGGACGGATGGCTGGGGTACTTCGCCGGAGCCCAGTTCCGCCTAGGCCGCGAAGCGCGCGAGGAATTCGGCGAGGACCTGGCGCCGCCCCGAGCCGACAAGATCACCATGAGCGGCTGCCTGATGGGCAACTACGCCATCTCATTTCATGCCAAACCAACCGGTGGCAACGTTCCTTATGTCCCCCCCGTGTGGGCACCCAAACTACCGCCGGCGGATCAATTTGGACGCCGCATCAGACACGTCACCACCGGCGAGTGGTGGCTGGAACATCCGGGAGAAATTGACGACCTCTGGGATCCCGAACTGGCACGGGATGAGCTGATCAAAATCAGTTTTGCCTATTGGAATTTCATCAAGAATCACTGGGAGGAACGCGAGACAGCCCGCGCCCATGTGCTGACCTATGTGCCTTTCATGAACGCCAAACGGGAGACCCGACGGCTGATAGGCGATTATCTCCTGCGCCAGCAGGATGTGCTCAATGGCACCGTTTTCCCCGACCGCATTTCCTATGGCGGCTGGCCGATTGACGTGCATCATCCGAAAGGTGTGTTTTCCGGCAAAGAAGGGCCGTTCTACTGCGATACACGCGTCCCCATTTACACCATCCCCTATCGCTGCCTGTATTCGACCAATATCGCGAACCTCTTTTTCGCCGGACGCGATGTCAGCGTGACACATATCGCCTTGGGAACAGTGCGCGTGCAGGGGACGCTTGCAACCTTGGGCCAGGCCGTGGGGGTAGCCGCCGCCCTGTGCCTGCAAAAAAACGCCACGCCGCGAGCACTGGGCCTGAAGCACCTTGACCTGCTGCAGCAAACCCTGCTGAAACACGACCAATACATTCCCGAGTTGAAGAATGAAGACCCGTTGGATTTGGCGCGCACTGCCAAAATCACGGCATCCAGCGTGTCGGCGGGTGATTCGTTCGACAAAAACCGGATCACAACGCACGACAGCCATGAACTTGCCATGCCGCGCGGGATACAGTTTCCACGCGGCGTGAATCAATCCCTGCAGACCGTTTATGTGCTCTTGCGCTCCGAGCGAACGGAAGCAACGCCCTTGACCTTGCATGTGCGCGGCGGCAAAAGCGCCGGGGACTTCACCGCCGCCAATGACCTGGCGACCGCCACCGCCAACGTGCCTGCCAAAAAACAGGCGTGGGTAAAATTTACCGTCAATTGCCGGGTGGATGATCCCTTTGTTTGGTTTTGGCTTCCGGCCGCCAAGGGTATCGAATGGGTGATGATGACCCAGGCGCCATTGGAATCATCGCGGGCTTATGGCGGTGGGCCAAACCGGCCATGGTCATCCGTGAAAGGGCAGTATTACGCCACATATACCGACCCGCCCATCATTACTCAAGCCGGATACCAGACGGAAAATGTCATCAACGGGGTTTCACGAACGGTCGGCAAGCAGATGAACCAATGGGCCTCCGATCCCGCGCAACCCCTGCCGCAATGGCTCGAGTTGGATTTCGGGCGGGCCACCAAGGTCAATACCGTGTACCTCACCTTTGACACCGACATGAACGAACGGTCGGCCACCACGCCTTTGCCGCCCCGCTGCGTCCGCGACTATTCGGTGCAAATCCAGGATGCCACGGGCTGGCGGGACGTGGCCACGGCCAAGGATAATTTTCAACGCCGCCGCATTCACCGTTTCCCGGAGGTCGCCACGCAGCGCATTCGCATCCTGGTCCATGCCACCAACGGTGACAAATCCGCCCGCATCTTCGAGGTGCGCGCTTACACAGAATAA
- a CDS encoding type III PLP-dependent enzyme, translated as MTKKQLQTLARQQGTPLVLIDHDIIRRNYAEFRKHLPRIQVYYAVKANPAPEIVHTLYQAGASFDVASLPEFMLVYDNIKQLAPKAQQDFIWDKIIYANPTKPKETLTALDQYKPLVTYDNLNELKKIRQYAPHAGVVLRLRVANTGSQCELSSKFGCDPGEAVDLILAAFKLGLVVEGLSFHVGSQCTNFENFVQALNVSAAVIKEARERGHDIKILDIGGGFPAPYDKHVRPFKELALKINAEIDRLFSKETQILAEPGRFLVATAATSIAKIIGKAVRDGKPCYYIDDSVYHTFSGIIFDHCQYHLKAFRPGKAEVCAVFGQTCDGLDTISQSELLPDLDIEELVYAENIGAYSNASATYFNGFPPAKVIHLNA; from the coding sequence ATGACGAAAAAACAATTGCAAACACTCGCCCGGCAGCAGGGAACCCCCCTGGTGCTGATTGATCATGACATCATCCGCCGCAACTATGCTGAATTCCGAAAGCACTTGCCGCGTATCCAGGTGTATTATGCCGTCAAAGCCAATCCCGCGCCCGAAATTGTTCACACGCTCTACCAGGCTGGCGCCAGCTTCGATGTCGCCTCGCTGCCCGAATTCATGCTGGTCTATGACAACATCAAGCAACTCGCGCCCAAAGCGCAGCAGGATTTCATTTGGGACAAGATCATTTACGCCAATCCCACCAAACCCAAGGAAACCCTGACCGCCCTGGACCAGTACAAGCCGCTGGTCACCTACGACAACCTCAACGAACTCAAGAAAATTAGGCAATACGCGCCGCACGCCGGCGTGGTGCTCCGGCTGCGCGTGGCCAACACCGGTTCCCAGTGCGAGCTTTCCTCCAAATTTGGCTGCGATCCCGGTGAGGCGGTGGATTTGATCCTGGCCGCGTTCAAACTCGGGCTGGTGGTGGAAGGATTAAGCTTTCACGTGGGCAGCCAATGCACCAATTTTGAGAACTTCGTGCAGGCGCTCAACGTCTCTGCCGCCGTCATCAAGGAAGCCCGGGAACGCGGGCATGACATCAAAATTCTCGACATTGGCGGCGGTTTCCCTGCGCCTTATGACAAACATGTCCGCCCATTCAAGGAGTTGGCGCTGAAAATCAACGCGGAGATTGACCGCCTATTCAGCAAGGAAACGCAAATCCTCGCGGAACCCGGTCGCTTCCTGGTGGCCACCGCCGCCACCTCCATCGCCAAAATCATCGGCAAAGCTGTGCGTGATGGCAAACCGTGCTACTACATTGACGATAGCGTCTATCACACCTTTTCCGGGATCATCTTCGACCACTGCCAATATCATCTCAAGGCGTTTCGCCCCGGCAAAGCGGAAGTCTGCGCGGTCTTTGGCCAGACGTGCGACGGCTTGGATACCATTTCACAATCCGAACTGCTGCCGGACCTGGACATCGAGGAACTGGTCTATGCTGAGAACATCGGGGCTTACAGCAATGCCTCGGCCACCTATTTCAACGGTTTTCCACCCGCCAAAGTCATCCACCTAAACGCGTGA
- a CDS encoding sulfatase-like hydrolase/transferase yields the protein MNTRPRKLLGTVASIILVATSLSAASKYNVLFIAVDDLRPELGCYGNTVVKTPNIDRLAARGMVFNKAYCQQAVCSPSRSSIMTSRRPDATRVWDLETHFRVALPNTITLPQHFKGNGYYCAAFSKIFHHGYEDGRSWSEPHWYPSGTTIDTDPADWTKRITKRSGTGVKEYTKLPMPVDNDKPNAGRPSKAPKGDAFEVSPKSDDELPDGFTAAQAIQRLPELKAKHQPFFLAVGFLKPHLPFVAPKKYWDIYDPNKIPVPAIDHLPEGAPTFAGHDNGELHSYANIPKGNPIPGDLAKTLRHGYYACVSYTDAQVGRLLDALEREGLAASTIIVLWGDHGWQLGDHGLWHKHTNFELATRAPLLISVPGIKTAGRKCEAPVEFVDVYPTLADLCGLSIPPGLDGISLKPWLENPDVPATKVAISQYPRGGIVAGGRQLMGYSIRDARWRLTLWRDRNNQEIVATELYDEQNDPAESANLASKPEHKSVVEALSKHLPPAVDSPTTKKGGKGTTKPAVDRAALFEKKDTNHDGKLSREEFMANQPDPEAAKPRFDLWDTDKDGFLSREEFIYQGKTPPETKQ from the coding sequence ATGAACACACGACCAAGAAAACTGTTGGGAACTGTAGCCTCGATAATTCTGGTGGCCACTTCCCTATCCGCCGCTTCCAAATACAATGTGCTGTTCATCGCGGTGGATGATTTGCGGCCCGAGCTGGGCTGCTATGGTAACACGGTGGTGAAAACGCCGAACATTGACCGGTTGGCGGCGCGAGGCATGGTGTTCAACAAGGCGTATTGCCAGCAGGCGGTTTGCAGCCCCTCCCGCAGTTCCATCATGACCAGCCGCCGCCCCGACGCGACCCGAGTTTGGGATCTCGAAACTCATTTCCGCGTAGCCTTACCAAACACCATTACGCTGCCTCAACATTTCAAGGGCAACGGCTATTACTGTGCCGCGTTCAGCAAAATATTCCATCATGGCTATGAAGATGGCCGTTCCTGGAGTGAGCCCCATTGGTATCCCAGTGGAACCACCATTGACACCGATCCGGCTGATTGGACCAAGCGGATCACGAAACGATCCGGAACCGGGGTCAAGGAATACACCAAGCTGCCCATGCCCGTGGACAACGACAAACCAAATGCCGGACGCCCCAGCAAAGCCCCCAAAGGCGACGCCTTTGAAGTGAGCCCCAAGAGCGACGATGAACTGCCCGACGGTTTCACCGCCGCCCAAGCCATCCAGCGCCTTCCCGAGTTGAAGGCCAAACACCAGCCGTTCTTCCTCGCCGTCGGTTTTCTCAAACCGCATCTGCCGTTCGTTGCCCCAAAGAAATACTGGGACATTTACGATCCGAACAAAATTCCGGTGCCAGCCATTGATCATCTGCCCGAAGGAGCGCCGACGTTCGCCGGGCATGACAATGGTGAGTTGCACTCCTATGCCAATATTCCCAAGGGTAATCCCATCCCCGGCGATCTGGCCAAAACATTGCGCCATGGTTACTACGCCTGCGTCAGCTACACGGACGCCCAAGTGGGCCGTCTCCTTGATGCGCTGGAACGCGAAGGGCTTGCCGCGAGCACCATCATCGTTCTCTGGGGAGACCATGGTTGGCAACTCGGCGACCACGGGCTCTGGCATAAACACACCAACTTTGAACTCGCCACCCGCGCCCCGTTGCTGATTAGCGTCCCGGGAATCAAGACCGCCGGTCGGAAATGCGAGGCGCCGGTGGAGTTCGTGGATGTCTATCCCACGCTTGCTGACCTCTGCGGCTTGTCCATCCCGCCCGGCCTTGACGGTATAAGCCTCAAGCCGTGGCTCGAAAATCCAGACGTCCCAGCGACGAAGGTAGCCATCAGCCAATATCCGCGCGGCGGGATTGTAGCGGGCGGCCGTCAACTCATGGGCTACAGCATCCGCGATGCGCGCTGGCGCTTAACGCTGTGGCGGGACCGCAATAACCAGGAAATTGTGGCGACCGAACTCTACGATGAGCAGAATGACCCCGCCGAATCGGCGAATCTCGCCAGCAAGCCCGAACATAAATCGGTGGTGGAGGCGCTATCCAAACACCTGCCACCAGCGGTGGATTCGCCAACCACCAAGAAAGGTGGCAAAGGTACCACCAAACCGGCCGTGGACCGTGCCGCCTTGTTTGAAAAGAAAGATACAAATCATGACGGCAAGCTCAGCCGCGAAGAGTTCATGGCCAACCAGCCTGACCCAGAAGCCGCCAAGCCGCGCTTCGACCTTTGGGACACGGATAAAGACGGATTTCTTTCGCGGGAAGAGTTTATTTATCAAGGTAAGACGCCACCCGAAACGAAGCAATAA